The Thermogemmatispora onikobensis genome has a segment encoding these proteins:
- the hutI gene encoding imidazolonepropionase — MQAESAQPPIRASAVIRNIGQLVTVAQRPIEGARGALQVLDNAALAIYHGRIVWIGTDDEAEPLFLSTRQDGVTIVDAQRAVITPGFVDSHTHLVFAGQRAEEFHLRRAGITYAELLAQGKGILTTVEATRKADAETLLALAQKRLHLMRDHGTTTVEIKSGYGLDRINEETCLRLINNLKALEEGAPSSVPQRVRVVPTFLAAHVLPLEYRERRADYLDLVVEELLPSFVGLARFCDVFCETEAFTVEECRRILSRAKELGYRLKIHADQLSPSGGARLAAELGATSADHLDHASDEDLKALRDAGVVATLLPGCSYTLRSPYPSARRLLDLGLTVALATDCNPGTSYCENMQMMIGLAMAAMGMSLEEALTAATINGAKALALDEEIGSIEIGKRCELALWQLEDYREIGYHFGVNLVQSTLTLL; from the coding sequence ATGCAGGCTGAATCAGCGCAGCCTCCGATCCGAGCGAGCGCAGTCATTCGCAATATCGGGCAGCTTGTGACAGTGGCCCAGCGGCCAATCGAAGGAGCCAGGGGAGCGCTGCAAGTCTTGGACAACGCGGCTTTAGCGATCTACCACGGTAGAATTGTCTGGATTGGGACCGATGATGAAGCGGAACCCTTATTCCTCTCGACACGCCAGGACGGCGTCACCATAGTCGATGCCCAGAGAGCGGTCATTACCCCCGGCTTTGTCGACTCGCACACCCATCTCGTTTTTGCGGGTCAGCGCGCTGAAGAGTTTCACCTGCGTCGGGCAGGGATCACCTACGCTGAACTGCTGGCGCAAGGCAAAGGGATCTTAACAACTGTAGAAGCGACCCGCAAGGCCGATGCCGAGACCTTACTGGCCCTGGCGCAGAAGCGGCTTCATCTCATGCGTGATCATGGCACGACCACGGTTGAAATCAAGAGTGGCTACGGTCTGGACCGCATTAACGAAGAAACCTGCTTGCGCCTCATCAACAACCTCAAGGCCCTGGAGGAGGGGGCGCCGTCTTCTGTCCCTCAGCGGGTGCGCGTGGTGCCTACCTTTCTGGCGGCCCATGTCCTGCCGTTGGAATACCGCGAGCGACGAGCAGACTATCTCGACCTGGTTGTCGAGGAACTGCTGCCCTCCTTTGTAGGGCTGGCGCGCTTCTGCGACGTCTTCTGCGAGACAGAGGCCTTCACTGTAGAAGAGTGTCGCAGGATTCTGAGCCGGGCCAAAGAGCTGGGCTATCGTCTCAAAATCCATGCGGATCAGCTCAGTCCCTCGGGTGGGGCACGCCTGGCGGCGGAGTTAGGGGCGACCTCTGCCGATCACCTGGACCATGCCAGCGACGAAGACCTCAAGGCGCTGCGCGACGCCGGTGTGGTGGCGACCCTCTTGCCGGGCTGCTCGTATACGCTGCGAAGCCCGTATCCCTCAGCGCGGCGCCTGCTGGACCTGGGCCTGACCGTGGCCCTGGCTACCGATTGTAATCCTGGAACTTCTTATTGTGAAAACATGCAGATGATGATTGGCCTGGCGATGGCAGCGATGGGGATGTCCCTGGAGGAGGCGCTCACGGCGGCGACTATTAACGGGGCGAAGGCCCTGGCTCTGGACGAGGAGATTGGGAGCATCGAGATTGGCAAGCGCTGCGAGCTGGCACTCTGGCAGCTTGAGGACTATCGTGAGATCGGCTATCATTTTGGGGTCAACCTTGTGCAGTCAACGCTCACGCTGCTCTAG